In Gemmatimonadota bacterium, one genomic interval encodes:
- a CDS encoding 30S ribosomal protein S1 has product MTDSQSPNPEEIDLAGGEDVIVDALTGEVTTLSAEEIAADEATEQAAAAAAVAVFDVPDGISPELIYDPFGEEPLSTSKAEFESLLSQFSSDFQEFREGEIVKARVLSLADAAVILEFGFKSEGSVALDEFKEAPEVGSEVEVLLESLEDDDGVVVLSKKKADFLRVWEKIREAHDADRSVKGTLVRKIKGGVTVDLMGVDAFLPGSQIALRRVPNIEDLIGEVYKFKIIKLNKRRRNIVVSRRVILEAERQTKRETLVKELLIGQVREGQVKNITDFGAFIDLGGLDGLLHITDMSWGRVGHPSEMVDIGAAIDVKVLDIDWNRERISLGLKQLLPYPWTDIDKKYPVGSRVHGKVVSITNYGAFVELEKGVEGLVHISEMSWTRNVRHPSKVVSITEEIEVVVLKVDPNDEKISLGMKQIEEDPWLALPVKYPTGTKLAGTVRNLTSFGAFVEIEPGIDGLVHVSDMSWTKRIEHPSEVVQKGQEIDVLVLDVDAENKRISLGIKQLTDDPWPTISERLAPGVELEGHVVRVQEKGVVVNLGDDVEGLVPVSHSGIEDVEMLEEYYGPNDAVSLRVIESDAANRRIVLEVTDTPDRKPKEEIEAARAAAVAEAAAKAEAEGGPDDEEGREVRRKARAPSADAEEAADSEAASPPLAVDAKEVESEDAPEAEGQEAEGEKEK; this is encoded by the coding sequence TCGCAGAGCCCGAACCCCGAAGAGATCGATCTCGCCGGAGGCGAGGATGTCATCGTCGACGCCCTTACTGGTGAAGTGACGACCCTCTCCGCTGAAGAGATCGCTGCCGACGAGGCCACCGAGCAGGCGGCCGCAGCCGCTGCGGTCGCGGTCTTCGACGTGCCCGACGGCATCTCTCCGGAGCTCATTTACGATCCGTTCGGCGAAGAGCCGCTGTCGACCTCGAAGGCAGAGTTCGAATCGCTTCTGTCTCAGTTCAGCTCCGACTTCCAGGAGTTTCGCGAAGGCGAGATCGTCAAAGCGCGGGTCCTCAGTCTCGCCGATGCCGCGGTCATTCTCGAGTTCGGCTTCAAGAGCGAGGGCTCCGTAGCGCTCGACGAATTCAAGGAGGCGCCCGAGGTCGGTTCCGAGGTCGAAGTGCTGCTCGAGAGCCTCGAGGACGACGACGGTGTCGTCGTCCTCTCCAAGAAGAAGGCCGACTTCCTCCGAGTCTGGGAGAAGATCCGCGAGGCCCACGATGCAGACCGTTCGGTCAAGGGCACCCTGGTCCGCAAGATCAAGGGCGGCGTGACCGTCGACCTCATGGGTGTCGACGCCTTCCTCCCGGGTTCACAAATCGCGCTGCGACGGGTCCCGAACATCGAGGACCTCATCGGCGAGGTCTACAAGTTCAAGATCATCAAGCTCAACAAGCGCCGGCGGAACATCGTCGTTTCGCGCCGGGTGATTCTCGAGGCCGAGCGCCAGACCAAGCGTGAGACCCTCGTAAAGGAGCTTCTGATCGGGCAAGTGCGAGAAGGCCAGGTCAAGAACATCACAGACTTCGGTGCGTTCATCGACCTGGGCGGACTCGACGGCCTTCTCCACATCACCGACATGTCGTGGGGCCGAGTCGGGCACCCGTCCGAGATGGTCGATATCGGTGCTGCGATCGACGTCAAGGTTCTCGACATCGATTGGAACCGCGAACGCATCTCGCTCGGACTCAAGCAGCTTCTGCCTTATCCGTGGACGGACATCGACAAGAAGTACCCGGTCGGGTCGCGCGTTCACGGCAAGGTCGTGTCGATCACCAACTACGGCGCCTTCGTCGAGCTGGAGAAGGGCGTCGAGGGGCTGGTGCACATCTCTGAGATGTCGTGGACGCGCAATGTCCGGCATCCCTCGAAAGTCGTCTCGATCACAGAAGAGATCGAGGTCGTCGTGCTCAAGGTCGATCCGAACGACGAGAAGATCTCGCTCGGCATGAAGCAGATCGAGGAAGATCCGTGGCTCGCGCTGCCGGTGAAGTACCCGACGGGAACGAAGCTGGCCGGTACGGTCCGGAACCTGACCTCGTTCGGTGCGTTCGTAGAGATCGAGCCGGGGATCGATGGTCTCGTCCACGTTTCCGACATGAGCTGGACCAAGCGGATCGAGCACCCTTCCGAAGTGGTGCAGAAAGGCCAGGAGATCGACGTTCTGGTCCTGGACGTCGACGCCGAGAACAAGCGGATCTCGCTGGGCATCAAACAGCTCACGGACGACCCGTGGCCGACGATCTCTGAGAGGCTCGCCCCGGGTGTCGAGCTCGAGGGCCACGTCGTTCGGGTTCAGGAGAAGGGCGTCGTCGTGAACCTCGGCGACGATGTCGAAGGCCTTGTCCCCGTGTCCCACTCCGGCATCGAGGACGTGGAGATGCTCGAGGAGTACTACGGTCCGAATGACGCCGTCAGCCTGCGCGTAATCGAATCGGACGCCGCGAACCGCCGCATCGTGCTGGAAGTGACCGACACACCGGACCGGAAGCCTAAGGAGGAGATCGAAGCCGCCCGCGCTGCCGCGGTGGCTGAGGCGGCCGCGAAGGCCGAGGCCGAAGGCGGTCCGGATGATGAGGAAGGGCGCGAGGTGCGCCGGAAGGCACGAGCCCCATCTGCCGACGCGGAGGAGGCCGCTGACTCGGAAGCCGCGTCGCCGCCCCTGGCGGTTGACGCCAAGGAGGTCGAATCGGAGGACGCGCCTGAGGCTGAAGGCCAGGAGGCCGAAGGGGAAAAGGAGAAATAG
- a CDS encoding amino acid ABC transporter substrate-binding protein yields MSGRYVGVALLLGACQFATPAPSAPPPDLAPPDPVVEAGPISAGAEAQAAQLFARAEEAFRADRLLEARQLTADIVARYPTAPVSGRALLLNARAARDAGDASAADTAAQRYLELLPSDDPRIASLRLLQAEAFTDDAPARVDRLMRIPVGAPPSDVARAALLARGAADLLVPEELEAARSNAPSDAALSWVLDVRAATAALEAGDERVASQLAQRALDSGATGLDQALARGLLRGELPAGRVRLTTLTIATVLPMGGPPALADFAALVAEGIEVAASEVLGDRFDVTITTRDDQADPTLTAALVAELEGESVWGVIGFLEDAALEAAGQARGRGLPLVSPTARSASRSGDGVYSLEGPDPQAAASVAQYAADQGYLRVSIVHSQVPESVEEADAFERAMEGLGIPVVGRYAYEAGATFFEEQIMGAQNALRRAEIAALELGEDDTLHVELLEPVALFLPIPPEDVEFVAPQITHYGLDTLAIDILGTSAWTDPRVLEELDTRHTTGVVATAVVGRELGSPGRLAFRDAYERHFQRSLVSSVPAVGHDAALLLLEALRGRPRTPAQLRNALEALRDVEGATGIFSVVGGRVVRRTELVYIDNGTLVPIG; encoded by the coding sequence GTGTCCGGGCGCTACGTCGGCGTGGCGCTCCTTCTTGGCGCCTGTCAGTTCGCCACGCCAGCGCCGAGTGCTCCGCCGCCCGACCTGGCTCCTCCCGACCCGGTCGTTGAGGCGGGGCCCATCTCTGCAGGGGCGGAGGCGCAGGCTGCGCAACTTTTCGCCCGTGCCGAAGAGGCCTTCCGGGCGGACCGCTTGCTCGAGGCACGCCAGCTCACCGCCGATATCGTGGCCCGGTACCCTACGGCTCCCGTCTCGGGGCGCGCGCTGCTGCTGAATGCTCGCGCCGCTCGGGACGCTGGGGACGCGAGCGCCGCCGACACAGCGGCACAACGGTACCTTGAGTTGTTGCCGTCCGACGACCCGCGTATCGCGTCACTTCGACTACTTCAGGCGGAGGCGTTCACCGACGACGCACCGGCGCGCGTCGACCGTCTCATGCGAATCCCAGTGGGTGCGCCGCCCAGCGACGTGGCTCGGGCCGCGTTGTTAGCGCGTGGCGCCGCAGACCTGCTCGTCCCCGAGGAGTTGGAGGCGGCTCGTTCGAACGCTCCTTCGGACGCGGCCCTCTCTTGGGTGCTGGATGTGCGCGCGGCCACAGCGGCGCTCGAAGCCGGCGATGAGCGTGTGGCCAGCCAATTGGCACAGCGCGCGCTGGACTCCGGGGCGACCGGCCTCGACCAGGCTCTCGCGCGGGGTCTGCTCCGTGGGGAACTGCCGGCCGGCCGTGTGCGCTTGACCACCCTAACCATCGCGACCGTGCTGCCGATGGGCGGGCCGCCCGCGCTCGCGGACTTTGCAGCTCTCGTGGCCGAGGGCATCGAGGTGGCCGCTTCCGAGGTCTTGGGCGACCGCTTCGATGTGACGATCACCACGCGTGACGACCAGGCAGACCCTACGCTGACCGCGGCGCTCGTCGCCGAGCTCGAAGGCGAGTCGGTCTGGGGAGTGATCGGATTCCTAGAGGACGCTGCGCTGGAGGCCGCCGGCCAGGCACGCGGCCGGGGTCTCCCGCTCGTTTCGCCGACCGCGCGTAGCGCTTCCCGCAGCGGCGACGGTGTTTACTCGCTCGAGGGCCCTGATCCGCAGGCCGCTGCATCGGTCGCCCAATACGCGGCGGATCAAGGATACCTGCGCGTCTCCATCGTGCATTCCCAGGTCCCGGAGTCGGTCGAAGAGGCGGACGCCTTCGAGCGTGCGATGGAGGGCCTTGGGATTCCCGTGGTGGGCCGATACGCCTACGAGGCGGGCGCGACGTTCTTCGAGGAACAGATCATGGGCGCCCAGAACGCGTTGCGACGAGCCGAAATCGCAGCATTGGAGCTGGGTGAGGACGATACGCTGCACGTAGAGTTGCTCGAACCCGTCGCACTCTTCCTGCCGATTCCACCGGAGGACGTGGAGTTCGTCGCGCCTCAGATCACGCACTACGGCCTCGATACACTCGCGATCGACATCCTGGGCACTTCCGCGTGGACAGACCCTCGGGTTCTCGAGGAGCTCGACACGCGGCACACCACCGGGGTGGTCGCGACAGCCGTCGTGGGCCGCGAACTTGGCTCTCCCGGCAGATTGGCGTTTCGGGATGCGTACGAGCGGCACTTTCAGCGGAGTCTGGTGAGCTCGGTGCCTGCGGTCGGACACGACGCGGCCTTGCTCCTGCTCGAGGCGCTCCGAGGCAGACCGAGGACCCCCGCGCAGCTCCGCAACGCCCTCGAGGCTTTGCGTGACGTGGAGGGCGCGACCGGCATATTCTCCGTCGTCGGTGGGCGGGTAGTCCGCCGCACCGAGCTCGTGTACATCGACAACGGCACTTTGGTGCCCATCGGCTGA